Proteins from one Chroococcidiopsis sp. CCMEE 29 genomic window:
- a CDS encoding S-layer homology domain-containing protein — translation MTNLPPPDPRSSERNPLGFDELIAILVAFATIGAILFWSLSRRYGGFDPLVGILVPPPTAPAAPVAPVAPVPPAAAPVPQVVPTPTPAPLTPLPSPAPFAGRIPAVIPFPTRTPAPAQPVDFVDVPENFWARPFITALAARGIVNGFPGGYFRPDEPVTRAEFAALLQAAFGQPPGESTVKYQDVPDEFWGVPAINRATQTGFLQGYPDNTFRPEQEIPRAQVLVALVSGLNLAPPADSAQVLQTYKDAAQIPNYATEKVAAATTAGLVVNHPEPNLLNPNVNATRAEVATMIYQALVQAERVEPIQSQYIVQQSQ, via the coding sequence ATGACAAATTTGCCTCCCCCCGATCCCAGGTCATCTGAAAGAAATCCCTTGGGATTTGATGAATTAATTGCCATCTTGGTTGCCTTCGCTACCATCGGTGCAATTCTATTTTGGTCACTTTCTCGCAGGTATGGAGGATTCGACCCGCTAGTTGGTATCCTGGTGCCACCTCCTACTGCTCCTGCTGCCCCTGTTGCCCCTGTTGCCCCTGTTCCTCCTGCTGCTGCCCCAGTACCACAGGTTGTCCCAACACCAACACCAGCTCCACTGACACCATTACCGTCTCCAGCCCCATTTGCAGGACGCATTCCGGCGGTGATTCCCTTCCCTACCAGAACACCAGCCCCAGCTCAACCAGTTGACTTCGTGGATGTTCCCGAGAATTTCTGGGCACGTCCCTTTATTACCGCTCTTGCCGCCCGTGGCATCGTCAATGGCTTTCCTGGCGGCTATTTTCGACCCGACGAGCCGGTTACTCGTGCGGAATTTGCCGCTTTACTGCAAGCAGCTTTTGGGCAACCTCCTGGTGAGAGTACAGTGAAATATCAGGATGTACCTGATGAATTCTGGGGAGTTCCAGCGATTAACAGAGCAACTCAAACAGGATTTCTCCAAGGCTACCCTGATAATACCTTCCGACCAGAGCAAGAGATTCCCCGAGCACAAGTCCTTGTCGCTCTTGTCAGTGGCTTAAATCTAGCGCCTCCGGCTGACTCAGCCCAAGTTTTACAGACTTACAAGGATGCTGCTCAGATTCCTAATTATGCCACTGAAAAAGTAGCAGCAGCCACCACGGCTGGGCTGGTAGTTAATCACCCCGAGCCTAATTTGCTTAACCCTAACGTAAATGCCACTCGGGCTGAAGTGGCTACAATGATCTATCAAGCTTTAGTGCAAGCCGAGAGGGTTGAACCGATCCAATCGCAGTACATTGTTCAACAATCCCAGTAA
- a CDS encoding homoserine dehydrogenase, whose product MAFKVGLLGLGTVGTGTVQLLLDAAGRHSLLQELEIYAVGVRSLDKSRAVTLPDRVLTTDLEAIVTDPAVDIVVEVLGGLEPARSLILKAIDCGKHVVTANKAVIARYGDQIFTAANAAGVYVLLEAAVGGGIPVIQPLKQSLGVNRIHAVTGIVNGTTNYILTRMQAEGSDFADVLADAQKLGYAEADPTADVEGLDAADKIAILASLAFGGRIKLQEVYSEGIRQVSKADIAYAEKLGFVIKLLAIAKREQHLAPHLSVRVHPTLVPQAHPLASVSGVYNAILVEGEPLGQVMFFGPGAGAGATASAVVSDILNIAAILKTQQASRGGFNQHAGGIPNLPVNPLVPESGVKSQENSISPPAPPAYPSPHPLLACSHQEYCAIAPMEELVTRFYARFLTQDQPGVIGKLGTSFGNHGVSLESVVQTGLHRELAEIVVVTHDVREGNFRQALEEISHLEAVDSIPSLLRVL is encoded by the coding sequence GTGGCTTTTAAGGTTGGTTTGTTGGGATTGGGAACGGTGGGTACAGGTACAGTCCAGCTATTGCTAGATGCTGCTGGGCGACACTCATTGTTGCAGGAACTAGAAATTTATGCGGTAGGTGTGCGATCGCTTGACAAATCTCGTGCCGTCACTCTACCAGATAGGGTATTAACGACAGATTTAGAAGCGATTGTCACTGACCCAGCGGTTGATATTGTAGTTGAAGTTTTAGGGGGACTAGAACCAGCGCGATCGCTTATCTTGAAAGCGATTGATTGCGGCAAGCATGTTGTCACAGCCAATAAAGCAGTGATTGCCCGCTATGGTGATCAGATCTTCACCGCTGCTAACGCTGCTGGGGTTTATGTCCTGCTAGAAGCAGCTGTAGGCGGTGGTATTCCCGTGATTCAACCACTGAAACAATCTTTAGGTGTTAACCGTATTCATGCGGTTACTGGCATCGTCAATGGCACAACGAATTACATCCTAACCCGGATGCAAGCTGAAGGCAGTGATTTTGCTGATGTCTTAGCAGATGCCCAAAAACTCGGCTATGCAGAAGCAGATCCAACCGCTGATGTTGAGGGTTTAGACGCAGCAGATAAGATTGCTATCCTTGCCTCTTTAGCTTTCGGGGGACGGATTAAACTGCAAGAAGTTTACTCCGAGGGAATTCGCCAAGTGAGCAAGGCAGATATTGCCTATGCTGAGAAACTGGGTTTCGTGATTAAACTACTAGCGATCGCCAAACGAGAACAACACCTCGCCCCTCACCTCTCCGTCAGAGTCCATCCTACCCTAGTACCCCAAGCTCATCCTTTAGCTAGTGTTAGTGGCGTTTACAACGCGATTCTAGTTGAAGGTGAACCGCTAGGGCAGGTGATGTTTTTTGGACCTGGTGCTGGTGCTGGTGCTACTGCTAGCGCCGTTGTCTCTGACATCTTGAACATCGCCGCCATTTTGAAGACACAACAAGCTAGTAGGGGCGGGTTTAACCAGCATGCTGGTGGAATACCAAATTTACCCGTAAACCCGCTCGTACCGGAGTCAGGAGTCAAGAGTCAAGAGAATTCCATATCTCCCCCTGCTCCCCCTGCTTATCCTTCGCCTCACCCACTTTTAGCTTGTTCTCATCAGGAATACTGTGCGATCGCGCCAATGGAGGAACTAGTTACCCGGTTTTATGCCCGGTTCTTGACTCAAGATCAGCCTGGCGTGATCGGCAAATTAGGTACCAGCTTTGGCAACCACGGAGTTAGCCTGGAATCAGTTGTCCAAACTGGTCTACACCGTGAGTTAGCCGAGATTGTTGTTGTTACCCATGATGTGCGGGAAGGCAATTTTCGTCAAGCCCTAGAAGAAATTAGCCATCTGGAAGCAGTAGACAGTATTCCCAGCTTATTAAGAGTGCTTTAA
- a CDS encoding CAAD domain-containing protein — MESQLQQPDVNTTSSEGIGTLEPAPLARQLPPAPETNEQWRRLGAQISAFLAELPDYIGRFFNEYKQPIISIGLILTAIITVKVVLAVLDALNDIPLLSPTFELIGIGYAAWFVNRYLLKASSRQELSEEIQALKQQVIGSQELPES; from the coding sequence ATGGAATCCCAATTGCAACAACCGGATGTTAATACCACTTCTTCAGAGGGTATAGGGACATTAGAACCAGCACCCTTGGCAAGACAGCTACCACCCGCTCCTGAGACGAATGAGCAATGGCGGCGGCTAGGAGCTCAAATTTCTGCCTTTTTAGCAGAGCTGCCTGATTATATCGGTAGGTTCTTTAATGAATACAAGCAGCCAATCATCAGCATTGGTCTAATTCTGACAGCGATTATCACCGTTAAAGTCGTTCTGGCTGTCCTAGATGCTCTGAATGATATTCCGCTGTTATCACCAACTTTTGAACTGATTGGGATTGGCTACGCAGCTTGGTTCGTTAACCGCTATTTACTTAAAGCGTCCAGTAGGCAGGAGTTGTCTGAAGAAATTCAAGCACTTAAACAGCAAGTGATTGGTAGCCAAGAACTACCAGAATCGTAG